A genomic segment from Leptolyngbya boryana PCC 6306 encodes:
- a CDS encoding VMAP-C domain-containing protein produces MSNLYQVKLERLAKQKQRLEDLTADYQAISDDISSKISSVDRQRLERDLKQCEKEMERVAEVCDRLEAELQKFQSKVDETQTLIDLLSPIQFEVVIKIYRNCLAEGRARSIPDTLEALVQQLTDLPKDLLVRFVGLLIREPIEQNALKAWAIQQGMTLPEAEVRTAEICLMIKVKTRGNPSLGYLVEAAIAHDPDPWDSKLEPIKTPIPIPFAPDPKRAPGYAQEDLPQILDQLLATCGSQYQIPLSDLVIQWFLPIELMSLPLEHWQIQIGRIQKQCNGLRCKAVIVRSSDRQYYLPASGDWKKYWLRLLDCRESRCAQTLESLDPIKGRTTINWIKTQVVGCKFVEHHELQKQERLWDALLGQGLPVALWMRQSKGDAEKAKKVMQSVMKCSIAELPDSLARHRQKALSHDCETDRLEAASLCLLLDNPFRPFPTIDYQSA; encoded by the coding sequence GTGAGCAATCTGTACCAAGTTAAGTTAGAACGATTGGCAAAGCAGAAACAACGCTTGGAGGATTTGACTGCTGATTATCAGGCGATTTCGGACGATATCAGTTCTAAAATTAGCAGTGTAGATCGTCAGCGACTTGAAAGAGATCTCAAGCAATGTGAAAAAGAGATGGAGCGAGTCGCAGAAGTTTGCGATCGACTCGAAGCAGAACTCCAGAAATTTCAGTCGAAAGTAGATGAAACGCAAACATTGATTGACCTTCTTAGCCCAATTCAGTTTGAGGTCGTCATCAAAATTTATCGAAACTGTCTCGCAGAAGGTCGCGCTCGATCGATTCCTGATACTTTAGAAGCGCTTGTTCAGCAGTTGACAGATCTTCCCAAAGACCTGCTTGTACGGTTTGTCGGTCTTCTGATTCGAGAGCCAATTGAACAAAATGCTCTAAAAGCTTGGGCGATTCAACAGGGGATGACTCTACCAGAAGCAGAAGTACGCACAGCCGAAATTTGTCTCATGATCAAGGTAAAGACGCGAGGCAATCCATCGCTTGGATATCTGGTTGAAGCTGCGATCGCTCATGATCCCGATCCCTGGGATTCCAAACTTGAACCGATTAAAACTCCAATCCCGATTCCATTCGCGCCCGACCCAAAACGCGCTCCCGGATATGCTCAAGAAGATTTGCCACAGATTTTAGATCAGCTCCTTGCAACCTGTGGAAGCCAATATCAAATTCCTTTGAGTGATTTGGTGATTCAATGGTTTCTACCGATCGAGCTAATGAGCTTACCGCTAGAGCATTGGCAAATTCAAATTGGCAGAATTCAGAAACAATGTAATGGGTTGAGGTGTAAGGCAGTGATTGTTCGGTCTTCTGATCGGCAGTATTACTTACCCGCATCAGGAGATTGGAAGAAGTATTGGCTGCGTTTGCTAGATTGTCGAGAGTCTCGCTGTGCTCAAACGCTTGAATCTTTAGACCCAATCAAAGGCAGAACGACAATCAACTGGATCAAGACGCAAGTCGTCGGCTGCAAGTTTGTCGAACATCATGAATTGCAGAAACAAGAAAGACTTTGGGATGCGCTATTGGGTCAGGGCTTGCCTGTTGCGCTTTGGATGCGTCAGTCAAAGGGCGATGCTGAGAAAGCTAAAAAAGTGATGCAATCGGTTATGAAATGCTCGATCGCTGAGTTGCCCGATTCTTTAGCAAGACATCGACAAAAGGCTTTATCTCATGACTGCGAGACTGATAGGCTAGAAGCTGCTTCGCTCTGCTTATTGCTGGATAATCCATTTCGCCCCTTTCCGACTATTGATTACCAAAGTGCCTAA
- a CDS encoding AAA family ATPase, with the protein MPSSNRPNWNIYRGDGQPQDSIQLPAPPSWRQFRDDAEGAIEQQQKKGETFQPPDVAIEMVNAALALRRPLLITGNPGTGKSSLAYAVARELGLGTVLKWAITTRTTLKDGLYSYDAIARLQDAQASGQDNRQETGNYITLGALGTAFLAADLPRVLLIDEIDKSDIDLPNDLLNLFEDGEFPIPELQRLEMSETPVRTLDRENGKQRKVTIRDGVVRCRAFPLVIMTSNGERDFPPPFLRRCLRLRMPNPSPKELEAIVEKHLGEQAAQQSKALIEWFCEQIDAGAILATDQLLNAIHLRTQERTKATKEFKLSDLEQRLLKDLSSPEEV; encoded by the coding sequence ATGCCAAGCTCTAATCGACCCAATTGGAATATCTACCGGGGAGATGGTCAACCTCAAGACTCGATCCAGCTTCCTGCGCCTCCCAGTTGGCGACAGTTTAGAGATGATGCAGAAGGTGCGATCGAGCAGCAACAGAAAAAAGGCGAAACGTTTCAACCCCCTGACGTTGCGATCGAGATGGTGAATGCGGCGTTAGCCTTGCGGCGACCGCTTTTGATTACTGGAAATCCGGGGACTGGGAAATCTTCTTTAGCCTATGCGGTGGCGCGAGAGTTGGGATTAGGAACGGTTCTGAAATGGGCGATTACGACTCGAACAACGCTCAAAGATGGGCTGTATAGTTACGATGCGATCGCTCGGCTTCAAGATGCTCAAGCCAGCGGGCAAGACAATCGACAAGAAACGGGGAATTACATTACTTTGGGTGCTTTGGGAACGGCTTTTCTGGCGGCTGATCTACCGAGAGTATTGTTAATCGATGAAATTGATAAAAGCGATATTGATTTGCCGAATGATTTGCTGAATTTGTTTGAAGATGGGGAGTTTCCGATTCCAGAATTACAACGATTAGAGATGTCGGAGACTCCAGTGCGAACGCTCGATCGAGAAAATGGCAAGCAGCGCAAAGTGACGATTCGAGATGGGGTGGTGCGTTGTCGAGCTTTTCCTTTGGTGATTATGACGAGCAATGGGGAGCGAGATTTTCCGCCGCCTTTTCTGCGTCGGTGTTTGCGGTTGAGAATGCCAAATCCGAGTCCGAAAGAGCTTGAAGCGATCGTAGAAAAGCACTTAGGAGAACAAGCTGCACAGCAGTCGAAAGCTTTGATCGAATGGTTCTGTGAGCAGATTGATGCAGGCGCAATTTTAGCGACAGATCAACTGCTCAATGCGATTCATCTGAGAACTCAGGAGCGAACCAAAGCGACAAAAGAATTCAAGCTCAGCGATTTAGAGCAGCGATTGCTAAAAGATTTGAGTAGTCCAGAGGAGGTGTAA